One part of the Nocardioides zeae genome encodes these proteins:
- a CDS encoding dimethylamine monooxygenase subunit DmmA family protein: MTQTSVPRWAWDASAPAAEPDLRGRVFTLLVLPGAGDVADRWTATLAGRDVRRQDCGDIDAAVAALRADLAAARVGHRVLVAGTARECLAVRAAGVRAGLGDDEMTFGVVDIAERAVWCVHCDTTTHAAVEIDAVVPCTGCDRRLLVHPHVSRLSGAYLGFMVDAETLASEGAVA, translated from the coding sequence ATGACCCAGACCAGCGTGCCCCGCTGGGCGTGGGACGCGTCCGCGCCCGCTGCCGAGCCCGACCTGCGTGGGCGCGTGTTCACGCTGCTCGTGCTCCCCGGCGCCGGGGACGTCGCCGACCGCTGGACGGCGACGCTGGCGGGGCGCGACGTACGCCGTCAGGACTGCGGGGACATCGACGCCGCGGTCGCCGCGCTGCGTGCCGACCTCGCGGCGGCGCGGGTGGGGCACCGGGTGCTGGTGGCCGGTACGGCGCGGGAGTGCCTCGCCGTGCGCGCGGCCGGCGTGCGGGCCGGCCTCGGCGACGACGAGATGACCTTCGGTGTCGTCGACATCGCGGAGCGGGCCGTCTGGTGCGTGCACTGCGACACCACGACGCACGCGGCCGTCGAGATCGACGCCGTCGTGCCCTGCACGGGCTGCGACCGACGGCTGCTCGTCCACCCCCACGTCTCGCGCCTGTCCGGGGCGTACCTGGGGTTCATGGTCGACGCGGAGACCCTGGCGTCCGAGGGGGCGGTCGCGTGA
- a CDS encoding gamma-glutamyltransferase produces MALTPSGGWLQSSPTIPELGFCLGTRLQMTWLDESSPSALRPGARPRTTLSPTVLSRDGRPFAALGTPGGDQQDQWQLLYLLRLLVGGWSPQAAIDAPAFHTTAAVSSFWPRTWEPGGVVAEARLGEVVLGELRERGHVLTVAGDWTLGRISTVGRDPATGWLFGAANPRGAQGYAAGR; encoded by the coding sequence GTGGCGCTGACGCCGTCGGGCGGGTGGCTGCAGTCGTCGCCGACGATCCCCGAGCTGGGCTTCTGCCTCGGCACGCGCCTGCAGATGACGTGGCTCGACGAGTCGAGCCCCTCGGCGCTGCGCCCCGGCGCCCGGCCGCGCACGACGCTCAGCCCGACGGTGCTGAGCCGCGACGGACGACCGTTCGCGGCGCTCGGCACGCCCGGCGGCGACCAGCAGGACCAGTGGCAGCTGCTCTACCTCCTGCGGCTCCTCGTCGGCGGGTGGAGCCCGCAGGCCGCCATCGACGCGCCCGCCTTCCACACCACCGCGGCCGTGAGCTCGTTCTGGCCGCGCACCTGGGAGCCGGGTGGCGTCGTCGCGGAGGCCCGCCTCGGGGAGGTGGTGCTGGGCGAGCTGCGCGAGCGGGGACACGTGCTGACGGTGGCGGGGGACTGGACGCTCGGACGCATCTCCACGGTCGGTCGGGACCCGGCGACCGGCTGGCTGTTCGGTGCGGCCAACCCCCGCGGTGCGCAGGGGTACGCCGCCGGTCGATGA
- a CDS encoding SpoIIE family protein phosphatase, whose translation MEPVPQPVVRPHGVAHTPAYPEADLTNCDREPIHVPGAIQPHGLLLALDEHLGAVVIASANAAELLGVPADAVVGATPVDLLGPDATATIAARVAAGLPTEPLVLVLPEGPGALRGTELDVHVVRSGDRVVIELEPVVGTGSLSLSYGSARGAMARLSGTESSADLADHLAREVRELLGFDRVMVYRFDAQWNGEVIAEQRRPDLNPFLGLHYPATDIPAQARRLYTVNWTRLIADIGYTPVPLDPIVDPATDAPLDLSSSRLRSVSPIHVEYLGNMGVSASMSISLVVDDQLWGLIACHHYSGPHRPAQDARGAAEFLAQVASQLIGERERAEGREAALRARTMLAGMVTRITTSPENPLETLIADPELLTLMGATGAALAHDDLLLTAGTVPGEDELRAVARVLADKESYATYTDDVSALEPRLGDLPDVARYAAGALRIGAEPDRWILWLRPEQEQTVDWGGDPRNKQVAAAEGPEVRLSPRRSFEKWRQVVRGRSLPWEPWQVEAADALGVHVTGLLLSRAREHVQVAESVQQSVVLGEVPQFDGLEVAARYLPASTVQMGGDWWDAFEIAPGRVVIVLGDVAGHGVESASAMIQLRTALRAYMYAGSTVAQTLDQLDHLMISLLREHVATAVAAEVDLATGRVDLAAAGHLPPLLAAPGGTADLAMTARPLLGFGASEAPVTTFTLAPGETLMLYSDGLVERRGVDMGERTAVVRSLATYDPAVALDDWVDRVLTIRDGTEDDDTTVLAVRRPL comes from the coding sequence GTGGAGCCCGTGCCCCAGCCGGTGGTGCGACCCCACGGCGTGGCCCACACGCCGGCCTACCCCGAGGCCGACCTCACCAACTGCGACCGCGAGCCGATCCACGTGCCGGGCGCGATCCAACCGCACGGCCTCCTCCTGGCGCTCGACGAGCACCTCGGCGCGGTCGTGATCGCGTCGGCCAACGCGGCCGAGCTCCTGGGCGTGCCCGCCGACGCGGTCGTCGGCGCCACCCCCGTCGACCTCCTCGGCCCCGACGCCACGGCCACCATCGCTGCGCGCGTGGCCGCGGGCCTGCCCACCGAGCCGCTGGTGCTGGTGCTGCCGGAGGGCCCCGGCGCCCTCCGCGGCACGGAGCTCGACGTGCACGTCGTGCGCAGCGGGGACCGCGTCGTGATCGAGCTCGAGCCGGTCGTCGGCACGGGCAGCCTGTCGTTGTCCTACGGCTCAGCCCGCGGCGCGATGGCCCGCCTGAGCGGCACGGAGTCGAGCGCCGACCTCGCCGACCACCTCGCCCGCGAGGTGCGGGAGCTGCTCGGCTTCGACCGCGTGATGGTCTACCGCTTCGACGCGCAGTGGAACGGCGAGGTGATCGCCGAGCAGCGGCGCCCCGACCTCAACCCGTTCCTGGGGCTGCACTACCCCGCGACCGACATCCCCGCCCAGGCACGGCGGCTCTACACGGTCAACTGGACGCGGCTGATCGCCGACATCGGCTACACCCCGGTGCCGCTCGACCCCATCGTCGACCCGGCCACCGACGCGCCCCTCGACCTGTCGTCCTCGCGGTTGCGCAGCGTCTCGCCGATCCACGTCGAGTACCTCGGCAACATGGGCGTCAGCGCCTCCATGTCGATCTCGCTGGTCGTCGACGACCAGCTGTGGGGCCTCATCGCGTGCCACCACTACTCGGGGCCGCACCGCCCGGCGCAGGACGCCCGCGGCGCCGCCGAGTTCCTCGCCCAGGTCGCCTCGCAGCTGATCGGCGAGCGGGAGCGCGCCGAGGGCCGCGAGGCCGCGCTGCGTGCCCGCACGATGCTCGCCGGCATGGTCACCCGCATCACCACCAGCCCGGAGAACCCGCTGGAGACCCTCATCGCCGACCCCGAGCTGCTGACGCTCATGGGGGCGACCGGCGCCGCGCTGGCCCACGACGACCTGCTCCTCACCGCGGGCACCGTGCCCGGCGAGGACGAGCTCCGCGCCGTCGCGCGCGTGCTGGCCGACAAGGAGAGCTACGCGACGTACACCGACGACGTGTCGGCGCTCGAGCCGCGGCTCGGCGACCTCCCCGACGTGGCCCGGTACGCCGCGGGAGCGCTCCGCATCGGCGCCGAGCCCGACCGGTGGATCCTCTGGCTGCGGCCCGAGCAGGAGCAGACCGTCGACTGGGGCGGCGACCCCCGCAACAAGCAGGTGGCCGCGGCCGAGGGGCCCGAGGTGCGGCTCAGCCCGCGGCGTTCCTTCGAGAAGTGGCGCCAGGTGGTGCGGGGTCGGTCGTTGCCGTGGGAGCCGTGGCAGGTCGAGGCGGCCGACGCGCTCGGCGTGCACGTCACGGGCCTCCTGCTCTCCCGCGCCCGCGAGCACGTGCAGGTCGCCGAGTCGGTCCAGCAGAGCGTCGTGCTCGGCGAGGTGCCGCAGTTCGACGGCCTGGAGGTCGCGGCGCGCTACCTGCCCGCGTCCACCGTGCAGATGGGCGGCGACTGGTGGGACGCGTTCGAGATCGCGCCCGGCCGGGTCGTCATCGTGCTCGGCGACGTCGCCGGCCACGGGGTGGAGTCCGCCTCCGCGATGATCCAGCTGCGCACGGCGCTGCGGGCCTACATGTACGCGGGCTCCACCGTCGCCCAGACGCTCGACCAGCTCGACCACCTCATGATCAGCCTGCTGCGCGAGCACGTCGCGACGGCCGTGGCCGCCGAGGTGGACCTGGCCACCGGCCGGGTCGACCTCGCCGCCGCCGGCCACCTCCCGCCCCTGCTGGCCGCACCCGGCGGCACGGCGGACCTCGCGATGACGGCCCGGCCGCTCCTCGGCTTCGGGGCGTCGGAGGCGCCGGTCACGACCTTCACGCTCGCGCCCGGCGAGACGCTCATGCTCTACAGCGACGGTCTCGTCGAGCGCCGGGGCGTCGACATGGGCGAGCGCACGGCGGTGGTGCGCTCGCTCGCGACCTACGACCCCGCCGTGGCCCTCGACGACTGGGTCGACCGGGTGCTCACGATCCGCGACGGCACCGAGGACGACGACACGACGGTGCTGGCGGTGCGGCGCCCGCTCTGA
- a CDS encoding PP2C family protein-serine/threonine phosphatase translates to MTLWEGAGPDLHARYDAVDWASTPLGPPEQWTGTLRGALRTIVNSRFPAVLLWGEEFVLLYNEAYVELIADKHPDALGRTAQSVFPEAWDEIGPLMQGVLDGGGSFRVDRTLMPLHRRGFLEDCWFTYSYSPVQGTGGRIEGVLDIAVEITSMVLAQRRAITLTGLADVLAGATTAQDLRSRSLALLRGLTEEFAAIDLRLPGEPVDAGADGADLPPAPSALLVPTAAYVEETAAGRVVWLQLGQPAPGEEVPVLVARQSGRLPFDYHYRHFLRGIANALTQALTRIELLASERRQAEAERNVSIALQRALLTPPPEHERLAVAVRYVPAAHVAQIGGDWYDAFLQHDGALVLAIGDVAGHDLAAAGTMAQARNLTRGIAVATVDGPARVLEGLDRALELLEVRSIATAIVARVEPLELLEQLDPDAQRDRWRFVWSRAGHPPAVLLRPDGTTQVLDAGGETILGIDPATVRTDLAVHLPVGSTVVLYTDGLIERRGIPLDVSIKELCTALAAGAHLDAEALSDHLLSTLVVPSEEEDDVALVVLRVVS, encoded by the coding sequence GTGACGCTCTGGGAGGGGGCAGGCCCCGACCTGCATGCGCGCTACGACGCCGTGGACTGGGCGTCGACCCCGCTCGGCCCGCCCGAGCAGTGGACCGGCACGCTGCGTGGTGCCCTGCGCACCATCGTGAACTCCCGGTTCCCCGCCGTGCTGTTGTGGGGCGAGGAGTTCGTGCTGCTCTACAACGAGGCCTACGTCGAGCTCATCGCCGACAAGCACCCGGACGCGCTCGGTCGCACCGCGCAGTCGGTGTTCCCGGAGGCGTGGGACGAGATCGGGCCGCTCATGCAGGGGGTGCTCGACGGCGGAGGGTCGTTCCGGGTCGACCGCACCCTCATGCCGCTGCACCGCCGCGGCTTCCTCGAGGACTGCTGGTTCACCTACTCCTACTCGCCCGTCCAGGGCACCGGCGGCCGGATCGAGGGCGTGCTCGACATCGCCGTGGAGATCACGTCGATGGTGCTCGCACAGCGACGGGCGATCACGCTGACCGGGCTCGCCGACGTGCTTGCCGGCGCGACGACCGCGCAGGACCTCCGGTCCCGGTCGCTGGCCCTGCTGCGCGGCCTCACCGAGGAGTTCGCGGCCATCGACCTGCGGCTGCCGGGCGAGCCGGTGGACGCGGGCGCGGACGGCGCCGACCTGCCGCCGGCGCCGTCCGCGCTGCTGGTGCCGACCGCGGCGTACGTGGAGGAGACCGCCGCCGGGCGCGTCGTCTGGCTGCAGCTCGGTCAGCCCGCCCCGGGGGAGGAGGTGCCCGTGCTCGTGGCCCGCCAGAGCGGCCGGCTGCCGTTCGACTACCACTACCGGCACTTCCTCCGCGGCATCGCGAACGCCCTCACGCAGGCCCTCACCCGCATCGAGCTGCTCGCGTCGGAGCGCCGGCAGGCGGAGGCGGAGCGGAACGTGTCCATCGCGCTGCAGCGCGCGCTGCTGACGCCGCCGCCGGAGCACGAGCGGCTGGCGGTGGCGGTGCGGTACGTCCCCGCGGCGCACGTCGCCCAGATCGGCGGGGACTGGTACGACGCGTTCCTCCAGCACGACGGCGCCCTCGTGCTCGCCATCGGCGACGTCGCCGGGCACGACCTCGCCGCCGCCGGCACCATGGCCCAGGCGCGCAACCTGACCCGCGGGATCGCCGTGGCGACGGTCGACGGCCCAGCACGGGTGCTCGAGGGCCTCGACCGTGCGCTCGAGCTGCTGGAGGTGCGCTCGATCGCGACGGCCATCGTGGCGCGGGTCGAGCCGCTCGAGCTCCTGGAGCAGCTCGACCCCGACGCGCAGCGCGACCGCTGGCGCTTCGTGTGGTCGCGCGCCGGCCACCCGCCCGCCGTGCTGCTCCGCCCCGACGGCACCACGCAGGTGCTCGACGCCGGCGGCGAGACGATCCTCGGCATCGACCCGGCCACCGTGCGCACCGACCTCGCCGTCCACCTCCCGGTGGGCTCGACGGTCGTGCTCTACACGGACGGCCTCATCGAGCGGCGCGGCATCCCGCTCGACGTGAGCATCAAGGAGCTCTGCACGGCGCTGGCCGCAGGGGCGCACCTCGACGCCGAGGCGCTCAGCGACCACCTGCTCTCGACCCTCGTCGTGCCCTCCGAGGAGGAGGACGACGTCGCCCTCGTCGTGCTGCGCGTGGTGTCCTGA
- a CDS encoding PDR/VanB family oxidoreductase, producing the protein MSARIDLVVTAVDDAVPGIRSLTLGSPDGERLASFTPGSHLVLDVPAGEGRPRPAANAYSLTGESVDPRHYAISVLRCAPASEGGTAGGGSAWVHGLAVGDRVTATPPRSAFAPVHLATRHLLVGAGIGITPLLSHLRSHVRWGREAELVYLFRDGHGAHVDELKELGGDRVTFLADRAGLAEDLAVRLADQPIGTHLYTCGPAGFMDAVVALATELGWPSSRVHLEPFGVEALDPGEPFSVRVAGDDRVLDVPAGTSLLEALEDAGHVVPNLCRQGVCGECRVDVAPGSSPVLHRDLFLDEETKGAGDCLMACVSRAVPAADGRAHLEVTL; encoded by the coding sequence GTGAGCGCCCGGATCGACCTCGTCGTCACGGCCGTCGACGACGCGGTGCCGGGCATCCGGTCGCTCACCCTGGGCTCGCCCGACGGTGAGCGCCTGGCCTCCTTCACGCCCGGCAGCCACCTCGTGCTCGACGTGCCGGCGGGGGAGGGGCGACCGCGGCCCGCGGCGAACGCCTACTCGCTCACCGGTGAGAGCGTCGACCCGCGGCACTACGCGATCTCGGTGCTCCGGTGCGCCCCCGCGTCCGAGGGCGGCACCGCCGGCGGCGGCTCCGCCTGGGTCCACGGCCTGGCCGTCGGCGACCGGGTCACCGCGACCCCGCCGCGCAGCGCCTTCGCGCCGGTCCACCTGGCCACGCGGCACCTGCTCGTCGGGGCCGGCATCGGCATCACCCCGCTGCTGTCCCACCTCCGCTCGCACGTGCGCTGGGGTCGCGAGGCGGAGCTGGTCTACCTGTTCCGCGACGGCCACGGCGCCCACGTCGACGAGCTGAAGGAGCTCGGCGGCGACCGGGTCACGTTCCTGGCCGACCGGGCCGGCCTCGCCGAGGACCTCGCCGTGCGCCTCGCCGACCAGCCCATCGGCACGCACCTCTACACCTGCGGCCCCGCGGGCTTCATGGACGCCGTGGTCGCGCTCGCGACGGAGCTGGGCTGGCCGTCGAGCCGCGTGCACCTCGAGCCGTTCGGCGTCGAGGCGCTCGACCCCGGGGAGCCCTTCTCGGTGCGGGTGGCCGGCGACGACCGGGTGCTCGACGTGCCCGCCGGCACCAGCCTCCTCGAGGCGCTCGAGGACGCCGGCCACGTCGTGCCCAACCTGTGCCGCCAGGGCGTCTGCGGCGAGTGCCGCGTCGACGTCGCTCCCGGGAGCAGCCCGGTGCTGCACCGCGACCTGTTCCTCGACGAGGAGACGAAGGGCGCGGGCGACTGCCTCATGGCCTGCGTCTCCCGTGCCGTCCCCGCGGCCGACGGCCGCGCCCACCTGGAGGTGACCCTGTGA
- a CDS encoding ammonium transporter, producing MPAADVAWMLAALALVIIMFPGIALFYGGMVGSKNALSMIMMTMSTLGTTTVLYVLFGHGLVVGDSVGGLGLIGNPDGYLGFLGIYEDPGEAQLVDPYWFAFYILFAAITVAIVASGAVGRMKFGGWLVFSALWVTAVYFPLGHWVFAYDGEGTQGGWLRNDLGLHDYAGGTAVHMSAGLGALALAMVLGPRKNMGNRPHNLPLVLLGAGLLWMGWFGFNGGTAGGANFLAQYAVLTTLIAGSTGMIGFCLVEKIRDGAPTTLGMASGIIAGLVGITPSADAVDSLGAIVVGIASGAFVAWACTWKTKLGVDETLDAFAVHGMGGIVGSLCVVLIGFSGSPAGIEGVLFGGSWDIAWREVVAIGAVCAYAFVVTWVIAKVLDKTMGLRVSEEDELAGLDLSQHSESAYDLERSSGLGQTWSERPSGAPTTDRIAALAKESAAAEETARA from the coding sequence ATGCCCGCAGCAGACGTCGCGTGGATGCTCGCCGCACTGGCGCTCGTCATCATCATGTTCCCGGGCATCGCCCTGTTCTACGGGGGCATGGTGGGCAGCAAGAACGCGCTCAGCATGATCATGATGACGATGAGCACGCTCGGCACCACCACCGTCCTCTACGTGCTCTTCGGCCACGGCCTCGTCGTCGGTGACTCCGTCGGCGGGCTCGGCCTCATCGGCAATCCCGACGGCTACCTCGGGTTCCTGGGGATCTACGAGGACCCGGGCGAGGCGCAGCTCGTCGACCCCTACTGGTTCGCCTTCTACATCCTCTTCGCCGCCATCACCGTCGCGATCGTCGCCTCCGGCGCGGTCGGCCGCATGAAGTTCGGCGGCTGGCTGGTCTTCTCCGCGCTGTGGGTCACGGCGGTCTACTTCCCGCTCGGCCACTGGGTCTTCGCCTACGACGGCGAGGGCACGCAGGGCGGCTGGCTGCGCAACGACCTCGGTCTCCACGACTACGCCGGCGGCACGGCGGTCCACATGTCCGCGGGCCTCGGCGCGCTGGCGCTCGCGATGGTGCTCGGCCCCCGCAAGAACATGGGCAACCGCCCCCACAACCTCCCGCTGGTGCTCCTCGGCGCCGGTCTGCTGTGGATGGGCTGGTTCGGCTTCAACGGCGGTACCGCGGGTGGCGCGAACTTCCTGGCGCAGTACGCCGTCCTCACCACCCTCATCGCCGGCTCCACCGGCATGATCGGCTTCTGCCTCGTCGAGAAGATCCGTGACGGCGCGCCCACCACCCTCGGCATGGCCTCGGGCATCATCGCCGGCCTCGTCGGCATCACCCCGTCGGCGGACGCCGTGGACTCGCTCGGCGCGATCGTCGTCGGCATCGCCTCGGGCGCCTTCGTCGCCTGGGCCTGCACCTGGAAGACCAAGCTGGGCGTCGACGAGACCCTCGACGCGTTCGCCGTGCACGGCATGGGTGGCATCGTGGGCTCGCTCTGCGTCGTGCTCATCGGCTTCTCGGGCTCGCCGGCGGGCATCGAGGGCGTCCTCTTCGGCGGCAGCTGGGACATCGCCTGGCGCGAGGTCGTCGCGATCGGCGCCGTCTGCGCCTACGCGTTCGTCGTGACCTGGGTGATCGCGAAGGTGCTCGACAAGACGATGGGCCTGCGGGTCAGCGAGGAGGACGAGCTCGCCGGACTCGACCTGTCGCAGCACTCGGAGAGCGCCTACGACCTCGAGCGCTCCAGCGGCCTCGGCCAGACCTGGTCGGAGCGTCCGAGCGGTGCGCCCACCACGGACCGCATCGCGGCCCTGGCCAAGGAGTCCGCGGCCGCGGAGGAGACGGCCCGGGCCTGA
- a CDS encoding heme-dependent oxidative N-demethylase family protein produces MTLAPAAPTAAPTSPAFPVRGHTARLPWPFPDDLDAFRYSVNVEPARLLRRTAAGEWGATIVDLGGEEYGAIMADRRRILDADPHRVRIMPGMLPACWDLLLYYLRDLAASYPAIMRLDEDPRDPDRFRWRNAALGTDQTFVLGDAASLPWDPMTFLGREVPDDLLLVKERDGELCFDAGLVTFAAAWSVSFDVGMTMAEIHNPVPRLTREGITSRAEQFLRRLPVDQVYRRVNWTLSASGSRLLDVSLEELPAWAGDIPALVAAEDWGRLQLRIEVEHFIRLPMTGAVTFNIRTHMTSLEEIRQVPAWRDQLARVVLELPEDLAAYKGFLDYREPAMAWLTRP; encoded by the coding sequence GTGACCCTCGCGCCCGCCGCACCGACCGCGGCCCCGACCAGCCCCGCGTTCCCCGTGCGCGGCCACACCGCGCGCCTGCCGTGGCCGTTCCCCGACGACCTCGACGCGTTCCGCTACTCCGTCAACGTCGAGCCCGCGCGTCTCCTGCGCCGTACCGCCGCCGGCGAGTGGGGCGCGACGATCGTGGACCTCGGGGGCGAGGAGTACGGCGCGATCATGGCCGACCGGCGCCGCATCCTCGACGCCGATCCCCACCGCGTGCGGATCATGCCCGGGATGCTGCCGGCCTGCTGGGACCTGCTGCTCTACTACCTGCGGGACCTGGCCGCGTCGTACCCCGCGATCATGCGGCTCGACGAGGACCCCCGCGACCCCGACCGGTTCCGGTGGCGCAACGCCGCCCTCGGCACCGACCAGACGTTCGTGCTCGGCGACGCCGCCAGCCTGCCGTGGGACCCGATGACGTTCCTCGGTCGTGAGGTCCCCGACGACCTCCTGCTCGTCAAGGAGCGCGACGGCGAGCTCTGCTTCGACGCCGGCCTCGTGACCTTCGCGGCCGCCTGGTCGGTCTCCTTCGACGTCGGCATGACGATGGCGGAGATCCACAACCCGGTGCCGCGGCTGACCCGGGAGGGCATCACGTCGCGGGCCGAGCAGTTCCTGCGCCGCCTGCCGGTCGACCAGGTCTACCGACGCGTCAACTGGACGCTGTCGGCCTCCGGGTCGCGGCTGCTCGACGTCAGCCTCGAGGAGCTGCCGGCCTGGGCGGGCGACATCCCCGCCCTCGTCGCGGCGGAGGACTGGGGACGCCTGCAGCTCCGCATCGAGGTCGAGCACTTCATCCGGCTGCCGATGACGGGGGCGGTCACGTTCAACATCCGCACCCACATGACCTCGCTGGAGGAGATCCGCCAGGTGCCGGCGTGGCGCGACCAGCTCGCCCGCGTCGTCCTGGAGCTGCCCGAGGACCTGGCCGCCTACAAGGGGTTCCTCGACTACCGGGAGCCCGCCATGGCGTGGCTGACCCGGCCGTGA
- a CDS encoding heme-dependent oxidative N-demethylase family protein: MTPPPTLSPTVSTAPDLVAGFPFPFPNPTYRYTTNVEPARGVVTTPAGQWGAAVVDVDSAYGEELAERAAILERDPSRHAVLPHMQVACWDAMLCLMRELALSRPDAFALEVLDDLEGGSRAAYRWRNDLLGIDHTFVLGDASTLPDEPLRWITAQVQEDVVLLDERDGVLWGDAGVVTFAADWSFGFDVGMSFLEIHGPVPRIHAEGVITRAHEFIKRLQPNETYRRTNWTLTVHRRLDVSTETYPEWGPDRPMVLTVDDETFGRLVHLRTEVQHLVRLPESGAVMFLIRSYMLPFDELARVEEWRERAAAVIAELPEDMADYKGIATYRDRAAAWLRAQAPTP; the protein is encoded by the coding sequence GTGACCCCGCCCCCGACCCTGTCCCCGACGGTGTCCACCGCTCCCGACCTCGTCGCGGGCTTCCCGTTCCCGTTCCCGAACCCGACCTACCGCTACACGACCAACGTCGAGCCCGCGCGCGGCGTCGTCACGACCCCGGCCGGCCAGTGGGGCGCGGCGGTCGTCGACGTCGACTCCGCGTACGGCGAGGAGCTGGCCGAGCGGGCCGCGATCCTCGAGCGGGACCCGTCCCGCCACGCGGTGCTGCCCCACATGCAGGTCGCGTGCTGGGACGCGATGCTCTGCCTCATGCGCGAGCTGGCGCTGTCCCGGCCCGACGCGTTCGCGCTTGAGGTGCTCGACGACCTCGAGGGGGGCTCGCGCGCGGCGTACCGGTGGCGCAACGACCTGCTCGGCATCGACCACACGTTCGTGCTCGGCGACGCGAGCACCCTGCCCGACGAGCCGCTGCGCTGGATCACCGCGCAGGTGCAGGAGGACGTGGTGCTGCTCGACGAGCGCGACGGCGTGCTCTGGGGCGACGCGGGCGTGGTCACGTTCGCGGCCGACTGGTCCTTCGGCTTCGACGTCGGGATGAGCTTCCTCGAGATCCACGGCCCCGTGCCGCGGATCCACGCGGAGGGCGTCATCACCCGGGCGCACGAGTTCATCAAGCGGCTCCAGCCCAACGAGACCTACCGCCGCACCAACTGGACCCTCACCGTGCACCGCCGGCTCGACGTCTCCACCGAGACCTACCCCGAGTGGGGCCCCGACCGGCCGATGGTCCTGACCGTCGACGACGAGACGTTCGGGCGTCTCGTGCACCTCCGCACGGAGGTGCAGCACCTGGTCCGACTCCCCGAGTCGGGCGCCGTCATGTTCCTCATCCGCTCCTACATGCTGCCCTTCGACGAGCTCGCGCGCGTCGAGGAGTGGCGGGAGCGGGCGGCCGCCGTGATCGCGGAGCTGCCCGAGGACATGGCCGACTACAAGGGCATCGCGACCTACCGCGACCGTGCAGCGGCGTGGCTGCGCGCGCAGGCCCCGACCCCCTGA
- a CDS encoding DUF1275 family protein has protein sequence MTAPAAAAPRTDSLLDHPRSLALLLVLTFSTGVADAVGYLGLDKVFTGNMTGNVVILGMGAAGADDLPVVGPVCALAAFMAGAAVGGRCVRGHDAGWGRRVSLLMIGVAVLLAVTAACTALEDGVGEGGVATVVVAAVVAVAMGLQAALARHVAVKDVTTVVVTSTITGLAADSWLGARTGQPWIRRLLAILLIAAGAAVGALLLRVDLAAGLALSAVLTLVVAGLAAYWSRPKG, from the coding sequence GTGACCGCGCCCGCTGCTGCCGCTCCCCGCACCGACTCGCTCCTCGACCACCCGCGCAGCCTCGCCCTGCTCCTGGTGCTCACCTTCTCGACCGGGGTGGCCGACGCGGTCGGCTACCTCGGCCTCGACAAGGTCTTCACCGGCAACATGACCGGCAACGTCGTCATCCTCGGCATGGGGGCGGCCGGCGCGGACGACCTCCCCGTCGTGGGGCCCGTCTGCGCGCTCGCGGCCTTCATGGCCGGGGCCGCCGTGGGCGGCCGGTGCGTGCGGGGCCACGACGCCGGCTGGGGTCGGCGTGTCTCGCTGCTGATGATCGGGGTGGCGGTGCTGCTGGCGGTCACGGCGGCCTGCACGGCGCTCGAGGACGGCGTCGGCGAGGGCGGCGTCGCGACGGTGGTCGTCGCGGCGGTCGTCGCGGTGGCCATGGGCCTGCAGGCGGCCCTCGCGCGGCACGTCGCGGTCAAGGACGTCACGACCGTCGTCGTCACCTCCACGATCACGGGCCTCGCGGCCGACTCCTGGCTGGGGGCGCGCACGGGGCAGCCGTGGATCCGGCGCCTGCTGGCCATCCTCCTCATCGCGGCGGGCGCGGCCGTGGGGGCTCTGCTGCTGCGGGTGGACCTCGCCGCGGGGCTGGCGCTGTCGGCGGTCCTCACCCTCGTGGTGGCCGGGCTCGCGGCGTACTGGTCCCGCCCGAAGGGGTGA